The Mangrovibacillus cuniculi sequence CATACCATGATGTTGACTCCTCTGAAATGGCCTTCAAAATCGCAGCTTCTATGGCTCTTAAAAACGCAGTTTCTAAGTGTCAACCAGCTCTTCTTGAGCCGGTTATGAAAGTAGAAGTTGTTATCCCTGAAGAATACCTTGGGGATATCATGGGTGATGTAACGTCTCGTCGTGGACGCGTTGAAGGTATGGAAGCACGCGGTAACGCTCAATTAGTTAAAGCGTTTGTTCCACTATCTGAAATGTTCGGATATGCGACTTCACTTCGTTCTAATACGCAAGGACGTGGAAACTACTCCATGCACTTCGATCATTATGAAGAAGTACCAAAGTCTATTTCTGAAGAAATCATCAAAAAAAATAAAGGCGAATAATTGATTTATCGTCTTTAATAAAGTATAACTATCATTGGAAGCATTGGATGCTAGATTCAGACCCACTGAATCTAGCTCCGTAACTATACTATTTCTACTATTTGAAGGAGGAATTTATAATGGGTAAAGAGAAATTCGATCGTTCCAAAACACATGCCAATATCGGTACAATTGGACACGTTGACCACGGTAAAACAACTTTAACAGCTGCTATTACAACTGTACTAGCTAAGCGTAGCGGTAAAGGCGCTGCAATGGCGTATGATATGATCGACGCAGCACCAGAAGAAAGAGAGCGTGGTATCACAATCTCTACTGCACACGTTGAGTATGAAACTGATACTCGTCACTATGCACACGTTGACTGCCCAGGACATGCTGACTACGTTAAAAACATGATCACTGGAGCTGCACAAATGGACGGCGGTATCTTAGTAGTATCTGCTGCTGATGGTCCAATGCCACAAACTCGTGAGCACATCCTTCTTTCTCGTCAAGTAGGTGTTCCTTACCTAGTTGTATTCATGAACAAATGTGACATGGTAGACGACGAAGAGTTACTAGAACTAGTTGAAATGGAAGTTCGTGATCTACTATCTGACTACGATTTCCCTGGAGACGATGTACCAGTAATCAAAGGTTCTGCTCTTAAAGCACTAGAAGGTGACGCTGCTTGGGAAGAAAAAATCGTTGAACTTATGAACGCAGTTGACGAGTACATCCCAACACCACCTCGTGAAACTGACAAGCCTTTCATGATGCCAGTTGAGGACGTATTCTCAATCACTGGTCGTGGAACTGTTGCTACAGGTCGTGTTGAGCGTGGACAAGTTAAAGTTGGTGACGTTATCGACATCATCGGTTTAGCTGAAGAGTCTAAATCAACTACTGTAACTGGAGTTGAAATGTTCCGTAAGCTTCTTGATTATGCAGAAGCTGGAGACAACATCGGTGCACTACTTCGTGGTGTATCTCGTGAAGACATCCAACGTGGACAAGTTCTTGCTAAGCCAGGAACAATCACTCCACACACTAAATTCAAAGCTGAGGTTTATGTACTTTCTAAAGAAGAGGGTGGACGTCACACTCCTTTCTTCACAAACTACCGTCCTCAGTTCTACTTCCGTACAACTGACGTAACTGGTATCTGTAACCTTCCTGAAGGTGTAGAAATGGTTATGCCTGGTGACAACATCGAGATGACTGTTGAGCTAATCGCTCCAATCGCTATCGAAGAAGGTACTAAGTTCTCTATCCGTGAGGGTGGACGTACTGTTGGTGCTGGCGTTGTTGCTACAATCACTGAGTAATAGTGATATAAAAAAAGCTATCCGATTTATCGGATAGCTTTTTTACTGTTTTGCGATCAACAACAACTTAGAAAAGGGATCAAATCTCCACGAAGTTTTATGTCTATAAAATTCTAATAAAAGATTATATCAACGAACAGTTTTGTATGCTCAAGGTTATACATAGTAAAATAGCAAATGAGTAATTCAAGCTTCTTTGAAAAACTATAGTAACAATAAAAGCCCCTTGCTTTTAATGAAGCAAGGGGGCTCCTTTATGTAATAGCTTATTGTGCTTCTAGAGAGTTTGAAGTGCTACTACATGTTTGAAGAGCTTGTTGAACTTGTTGAAGAGATTGCTCAATTTGTGTTCGATTCTGATCTTTTTCAACAGTGTTAAGCGCGTTTTGTAAACAGGATACGGCTTCGTTTAGTGAAGTGCATGAGTCTTGGACATAGCCACGTGCATTTTTAGGCATTTGCATATAATCACCACCTTTCTTCTATATATATATTGCTCAGAATACGTATGATTATCCTCTAAATTTGAATTGGCAGACTTCTCTTAAATGGGTTGCATTTAACCTTCATATTTTTTATAATTACAAGAGTGCGCTAAAGACAGTTAAATATTCAAGAAACACTTGAAATACTACTGGGCTTTATGTATAATAGACAATGTTGGTCTTTGACTGCGATGAAGCGAGAGGTTACCGACACACCCGGCCGCTTTGCCATGGCGAGTGATCGGAAAATTTTCGTGGAGAATGTCTATATTGAAATAGGCGAAAAAGGAGGGAAAATAATGGCAAAACAAAAGATTCGCATTCGTTTAAAAGCATATGATCACCGTATTCTAGATCAATCTGCTGAGAAAATTGTAGAAACAGCTAAACGTTCAGGTGCGGCAGTATCGGGTCCAATCCCACTACCAACTGAAAAATCTGTTTACACAATCTTACGTGCGGTGCATAAGTACAAAGATTCTCGTGAGCAATTCGAGATGCGTACACATAAACGCTTAATCGATATCGTGAACCCAACTCCACAAACAGTTGATTCACTAATGCGTTTAGACCTACCATCAGGTGTAGATATCGAAATCAAATTATAATAGAATTTAATTTTTACAGGAGGTGTGACTCATGACCAAAGGAATCTTAGGAAGAAAAATCGGTATGACTCAAGTGTTCGCTGAGAACGGTGATTTAATCCCTGTTACAGTTATCCAAGCTACTCCAAACGTTGTTCTTCAAAAGAAGTCTGTTGACACTGACGGCTACGAAGCTATTCAGTTAGGTTTTGAAGATAAGCGTGAGAAGCTTTCTAACAAACCAGAACAAGGTCACGTTGCTAAAGCAAACACTGCTCCTAAGCGCTTCATTCGTGAGATCCGCAGCGCAGAAGGAGAATTCGAGCTTGGTCAAGAAGTCAAGGTTGATATTTTCGCAGAAGGCGAATTAGTAGACGTAACTGGAATTACAAAAGGTAAAGGATTTGCTGGTGCTATTAAGCGTCACGGACAGTCTCGTGGACCAATGTCCCACGGTTCTCGTTACCACCGTCGCGTAGGTTCTATGGGACCTGTAGCTCCAAACCGCGTGTTCAAGAACAAATTGTTACCAGGACGCATGGGTGGAGAACAAAAGACAATCCAAAACCTAAAAATCGTTAAAGTTGATACAGAACGTAACCTTTTATTAGTTAGCGGAAACGTACCTGGTGCGAAAAAAGCTCTAATCAAAGTTGCAAAAGCTGTAAAATCTAACTAATTTTCATACTGAGAAAGGAGGAAAACAGGAATGCCGAAAGTAGCGTTATTTAACCAAACTGGTTCTCAAGTTGGAGAAATCGAACTTAATGGATCTGTATTTGGTATCGAACCTAACCAAGCCGTATTATTCGAAGCAGTAGTTATGCAACGTGCTTCTTTACGTCAAGGTAACCACAAAGTAAAAGGCCGCTCTGAAGTAGCTGGTGGTGGTCGTAAGCCATGGCGCCAAAAAGGAACTGGACGTGCGCGTCAAGGTTCTATCCGTTCTCCACAATGGCGTGGTGGTGGTACAGTATTCGGTCCTGTTCCACGTAGCTATAGCTACAAACTACCAAAGAAAGTTCGTCGTTTAGCAATTAAATCAGCATTATCAAGCAAGGTGTTAGATCAAAATCTAGTTGTACTAGAAGGTCTTGCATTTGATGCACCAAAAACAAAAGACTTCGTAAACGTATTAAAAGGTCTATCTCTTGAGAAAAAGACTTTAATCGTTACAGATGGTCTAGATCAGAATGTAGCACTTTCTGCTCGTAATATCCCAGGTGTAACTGTTGTTCCAGCTGAAGGAATTAACGTTCTTGATGTTCTTGGTCACAACAACCTTGTTATGACAAAAGCTGCTGTTCAAAAAGTAGAGGAGGTTCTAGGATAATGGATGTACGTGATATCATTAAGCGCCCCGTTATTACTGAGCGTTCCACTGACTTAATGAGCGAAAATAAATTCACTTTTGAAGTTGATCTTCGTGCTAACAAAACTCAAGTTAAAGATGCTGTAGAGCAAATCTTTGATGTAAAAGTTGAGAAAGTTAACATCATGAACTACAAAGGTAAATTTAAGCGCATGGGTCGCTTCGGTGGCTATACAAACAAGCGTCGTAAAGCTATCGTTAAATTAACGGCTGATAGCAAAACAATCGACTTATTCGAAATGTAATTCACTTTAAAATAAGAAGAGGAGGGAAAACACATGGCGATTAAAAAGTATAAACCAACCACAAACGGCCGTCGTAATATGACGACTTCTGATTTTGCGGAAATCACTACTGATAAGCCGGAAAAATCATTGCTTGCTCCATTAAAGAACAAAGCAGGCCGTAACAACCAAGGTAAAATTACTGTTCGTCATCAAGGTGGTGGCCACAAGCGTCAATACCGTATCATTGATTTCAAACGAAACAAAGATGGTATACCAGGACGCGTTGCTACAATCGAGTATGATCCAAACCGTTCCGCTAACATCGCGTTAGTTAACTACGCTGACGGTGAAAAGCGTTACATCTTAGCTCCAAAAACATTAACTGTAGGACAAGAGGTTATGTCTGGTCCTGACGCGGATATCAAAGTAGGTAATGCTTTACCACTTACAAACATCCCTGTAGGTACAGTTATTCACAACATCGAATTAAAACCAGGTAAGGGTGGACAATTAGTACGTTCTGCTGGTACTTCTGCACAAGTACTAGGTAAAGAAGGTAAATACGTACTAGTTCGTTTAAACTCTGGTGAAGTTCGTATGATTCTTGCTACTTGCCGCGCGACTGTAGGTCAAGTAGGTAACGAGCAACATGAACTTATCAACATTGGTAAAGCAGGTCGTTCTCGTTGGTTAGGTAAACGCCCAACTGTACGTGGATCTGTAATGAACCCTAACGACCATCCACACGGTGGTGGTGAAGGACGTTCACCAATCGGACGTAAGTCACCTATGTCTCCTTGGGGTAAACCAACTCTTGGATACAAAACTCGTAAGAAGAAAAATAAGTCCGATAAATTTATCGTACGTCGTCGTAAAAAATAACGTGATTGAACTACGGTTCTCCAGAAGAGCCGTAGCGCAAACACGAAGGGAGGTACCACAATGGGTCGTAGCTTAAAAAAAGGACCATTTGTCGATGATCATCTTATGGTTAAAGTAGAGAAAATGAATGAGGCAAGCAAGAAACAAGTTATCAAAACTTGGTCTCGCCGTTCTACAATTTTCCCTAATTTCATCGGTCATACAATTGCGGTATACGATGGACGCAAACACGTTCCTGTATACGTAACAGAAGACATGGTAGGTCACAAGCTTGGTGAATTCGCACCAACACGTGCATATAGAGGCCATGGTGCAGACGATAAGAAAACAAGACGTTAATTGAGAGGAGGGCATCCTGATGCAAGCAAAAGCTGTTGCAAGAACAGTACGTATTGCTCCTCGTAAAGCACGACTAGTAGCTGATCTTATTCGAGGTAAGCAAGTAGGTGAGGCAGTTGCGATTTTAAAACATACGCCTAAAGCTGCTTCTCTAATCGTAGAGAAAGTGTTATTATCTGCTGTTGCGAACGCAGAGCATAACTACGAAATGGATATTAATAACCTAGTTGTGACTGAGGCATTCGTAAACGAAGGTCCAACACTTAAACGTTTCCGTCCACGTGCTATGGGACGCGCAAGCGCAATCAACAAACGCACTAGCCACATTACTGTAGTGGTATCAGAAAAGAAGGAGGGATAATCCGTGGGTCAAAAAGTACATCCAATAGGACTACGCGTTGGCGTTATTCGTGACTGGGAATCAAAATGGTTCGCTGGAAAAGATTATGCAGATCTATTACACGAAGACTTAAAAATTCGTGAGTATATTGCAAAACGCTTAAACGACGCGTCTGTATCAAAAGTAGAAATCGAACGCGCTGCTAACCGTGTTAACATCACTATCCACACTGCTAAACCAGGTATGGTTATCGGTAAAGGTGGTACGGAAGTGGAAGCTTTACGTAAAGCTCTTAACGCGTTAACTAGCAAACGAGTTCACATCAATATCGTTGAAATCAAACGCGCTGATGTTGATG is a genomic window containing:
- the tuf gene encoding elongation factor Tu translates to MGKEKFDRSKTHANIGTIGHVDHGKTTLTAAITTVLAKRSGKGAAMAYDMIDAAPEERERGITISTAHVEYETDTRHYAHVDCPGHADYVKNMITGAAQMDGGILVVSAADGPMPQTREHILLSRQVGVPYLVVFMNKCDMVDDEELLELVEMEVRDLLSDYDFPGDDVPVIKGSALKALEGDAAWEEKIVELMNAVDEYIPTPPRETDKPFMMPVEDVFSITGRGTVATGRVERGQVKVGDVIDIIGLAEESKSTTVTGVEMFRKLLDYAEAGDNIGALLRGVSREDIQRGQVLAKPGTITPHTKFKAEVYVLSKEEGGRHTPFFTNYRPQFYFRTTDVTGICNLPEGVEMVMPGDNIEMTVELIAPIAIEEGTKFSIREGGRTVGAGVVATITE
- the rpsJ gene encoding 30S ribosomal protein S10, which codes for MAKQKIRIRLKAYDHRILDQSAEKIVETAKRSGAAVSGPIPLPTEKSVYTILRAVHKYKDSREQFEMRTHKRLIDIVNPTPQTVDSLMRLDLPSGVDIEIKL
- the rplC gene encoding 50S ribosomal protein L3 → MTKGILGRKIGMTQVFAENGDLIPVTVIQATPNVVLQKKSVDTDGYEAIQLGFEDKREKLSNKPEQGHVAKANTAPKRFIREIRSAEGEFELGQEVKVDIFAEGELVDVTGITKGKGFAGAIKRHGQSRGPMSHGSRYHRRVGSMGPVAPNRVFKNKLLPGRMGGEQKTIQNLKIVKVDTERNLLLVSGNVPGAKKALIKVAKAVKSN
- the rplD gene encoding 50S ribosomal protein L4, giving the protein MPKVALFNQTGSQVGEIELNGSVFGIEPNQAVLFEAVVMQRASLRQGNHKVKGRSEVAGGGRKPWRQKGTGRARQGSIRSPQWRGGGTVFGPVPRSYSYKLPKKVRRLAIKSALSSKVLDQNLVVLEGLAFDAPKTKDFVNVLKGLSLEKKTLIVTDGLDQNVALSARNIPGVTVVPAEGINVLDVLGHNNLVMTKAAVQKVEEVLG
- the rplW gene encoding 50S ribosomal protein L23; the protein is MDVRDIIKRPVITERSTDLMSENKFTFEVDLRANKTQVKDAVEQIFDVKVEKVNIMNYKGKFKRMGRFGGYTNKRRKAIVKLTADSKTIDLFEM
- the rplB gene encoding 50S ribosomal protein L2; translated protein: MAIKKYKPTTNGRRNMTTSDFAEITTDKPEKSLLAPLKNKAGRNNQGKITVRHQGGGHKRQYRIIDFKRNKDGIPGRVATIEYDPNRSANIALVNYADGEKRYILAPKTLTVGQEVMSGPDADIKVGNALPLTNIPVGTVIHNIELKPGKGGQLVRSAGTSAQVLGKEGKYVLVRLNSGEVRMILATCRATVGQVGNEQHELINIGKAGRSRWLGKRPTVRGSVMNPNDHPHGGGEGRSPIGRKSPMSPWGKPTLGYKTRKKKNKSDKFIVRRRKK
- the rpsS gene encoding 30S ribosomal protein S19, with translation MGRSLKKGPFVDDHLMVKVEKMNEASKKQVIKTWSRRSTIFPNFIGHTIAVYDGRKHVPVYVTEDMVGHKLGEFAPTRAYRGHGADDKKTRR
- the rplV gene encoding 50S ribosomal protein L22, translating into MQAKAVARTVRIAPRKARLVADLIRGKQVGEAVAILKHTPKAASLIVEKVLLSAVANAEHNYEMDINNLVVTEAFVNEGPTLKRFRPRAMGRASAINKRTSHITVVVSEKKEG
- the rpsC gene encoding 30S ribosomal protein S3; the protein is MGQKVHPIGLRVGVIRDWESKWFAGKDYADLLHEDLKIREYIAKRLNDASVSKVEIERAANRVNITIHTAKPGMVIGKGGTEVEALRKALNALTSKRVHINIVEIKRADVDAKLVAENIARQLENRVSFRRAQKQTIQRAMRAGAKGIKTMVSGRLGGADIARSESYSEGTVPLHTLRADIDYAHAEADTTYGKLGVKVWIYRGEVLPTKKKTEEGGN